The Loxodonta africana isolate mLoxAfr1 chromosome 1, mLoxAfr1.hap2, whole genome shotgun sequence genomic sequence CCACAGCCAACAAAGGGTTTCACGAGCAGCCAGACAAGTAAGAGACACTCACCTGTGTTTCCCTAGAAAAGAGAGGACAGGAATATCCCAGAGAGGGACACATGCCCCCCACCCACCACCACACACTCAGAGGTGAGGGAAGGCAAGAAGGAGTCAAAGAACATTTTAGCTTCCCTACACCCAGGAACATGGTCAGGGAAAGGATAGAGGAAATCTTTAAATTGAAATGAAATTGGAGATTTAAAGAGAATGTATTTTAATAACTAAAGGTGACTTGAGAGTTATGGAACCTGTTCGAGGTGCTAATAAGGAGTCTGCTAtgtggaaggaaagaaagatttATAACATCAGTTTGGGAGGCTGTGATTGCTGTGAGGAAAAGATTTAATGTTTATATCCACTGGGTTGAGAGTGTTCAAAAATCAAATACCCACTTATAGTAACACCTCACCAATCCAGAGTCTATTTATTTAGCATTTTTGGCTACACATGCCAGAGTCAAGAAATTGAACTCACTCACATGGACACATGTGTAACTAGCTACATTAGCCAAATGGTAAGAAGAAGGTGATTAgattgtagaagaaaaaaaaaccttcaatatttaaaattctaaCATGTGTAGTTGTATGGTTTCTCATTCCATTGTAGGTAATATTAAAGATGCCTATGGGATCAGAACCACCACTGGCTTTCAGCTTGTcgtcctgtggtggcttgcatgatgttatgatgctggaagctatgccacgagtatttcaaataccagcagggtcactcatggtggacagatttcagcggagcttccagactaagacagactgagaattaaggcctggtgagctacttctgaaaactagccaatgaaaaccctatagatcacaacagaatactgtccaatatacTGTTGGAAGCTGAGTAcgcctaggctggaaggcactacacaatagtctcaacaatggactcaagcattacCAACGATGGTGAagaaggactgggcaatgttttgttctgttgtacgtggggtcaccatgaattggagccaactcaacgacaactaacaacaaaaaatggaatcAGAAAGACTCTGGTTTGACTTCTGTCTCTCTCATTTAGTAGTTGTGTGACCtggacatggagccctggtggcaccagtggttaagcattcagctgctaaccaaaaggtcaggggttcataGGACTTATTCTCTCATAGCTATTTGTCTCCTCATTGTGAAATGGAAGATAATAATAATTTGTCTCCTCATTGTGAAATGGGAGATAATAATACCTCATAGAGAGATTGTGAGGATTCGATTTTATAGTGTTTGTAAAGATAACTCaatgaatttgttgttgttattgtcactgtcatcatcattatcatagAAGtatcaggagacagaaagaggaaataaaagtggctacacatgaaaagaaaaagcagagtGTACCTGAGAGCAGAACTTCTAATAATATCAAATAATATTCCTTATGTGTTCTAGAGGGCCATCAAGAAGcagttaaattatttttaatatagctTACTAAAGAAGGCAGAGAAAATACACTTCtttttagaaaaactattaataatTAAGTTATTTGTGAAGAAATGTGCTTTGATTATCTAGAACATTCACTAATGGGTAATATACTCTCCAACAATTCTGGATATGGGAGGATATATGAGTCTACCTGAGAACACAATAGTTTAAAAGTGTATGAATAATAAAAATTGTTACTATATATGAGTGATATATCATAATATTAAAACTTAATCCTCAGTCCTCCAAAATCTACAGCAGCTTACAAGGAGACTCTGCCATTTAAAGTTGTCAGGGACCCTTCAAAGCTAAATGAATGAGGGGAACGAGTCACTCCACGGAATTATTCATTCAGAAAACTCTACTGAGTGTTCAAATGTACCAGGTACTATGCTGAGGACTTTAGATAAAAACCCATTAAGACTGGACCCTGTCTAATGGAGCACTGTAACTTCTTTTGAAAGGACAGAAATCTGGAAGGATCCTCCCGCTTAAATGGTTGAGAGTGAAAGCTAGATGGGAAATTGCTAGAATATACTCAGATGGGTATACTCAGGAAGTTAGCCAGAAAGGAGGAGCAGCTACAGAGAGATATGTAACTTGACACAATTATGACAGATTAGCTGATTCAACAATAGAAACAGGCAACAGGAATTAACCCTTTCCCCCAAAGAGCCAGCTAAGATAGAAAGGAAGGGTGTGTAGCATTGAGTGGCCTTGGTAACTTGGACTGTATGAGGAtgtactgacaaaaaaaaaaaaaaaatcagcatataCTCAGAGCAGGAAGTTAGAAGTATTGCAAAATGATGCTCAACTAGGGAATGGCCTGGAATCAAAATACAGGCAGACTGGATCTGGGAAAGTGAGTGTGACTGATAACGTGGCCAAAATCTAGATACTGCTAAAGAAGTGAAATATTTggggaattaatttttttttttttaaaaccttaaagAAGGATTCTGTACCTGTACTCCTACTCCAAggcatcaaaaacaaaaatgaagtttTGGAGATATTATCTTTGTATCATCACTACTCAAATTATAATTATCGTCACAGTATTGTACAACATTCAAGAACATCAACCAAACATCGGTCTAACGGAGTACATACATGGTAAAGGCCAAGCCCTTTCCTTATCACAAGCCTGCAATGCAGCCCTAGATGAGAAGACAGTGGGTATGTTGACAAATGCATTATCTACAACATTTGGAATAGATTATTGCCCTTACTATGGGACAGAAAACCACTATATCACAGCTCCTTTGTCTATAGAAGAAGCCGCATTCCCTTTGGCATATGTAATGACCATCGGTCATGATTTTGATACATTTGAACGACTCTTCCGAGCTATTTACATGCCTCAAAATGTCTACTGTATTCACCTAGATAAAAAGGCCACAAATGCATTTAAACTTGCTGTGGAACACTTAACGGAGTGCTTCCCAAATGCTTTTATAGCCTCAGAATCTGAGTATATCACTTATGGGGGAATATCCAGACTCCGGGCTGAACTGATCTGCATGAGAGATCTTCTAGCTTTAGATGTGAACTGGAGATACGTCATTAACACACGTGATAATGAtttccccctaaaaaccaacaaggAGATAGTTCGGTATTTGAAAACACTGAAGGGGAAAAACATTACTCCTCGCCTAGAGTCCATTCAGAAATCTGCTGAAAGAATCAAATATGTCCATGTAGAGCATAGAACCAGAACACACTCTTTAATCCTAAGGAAACGTAAAAAGAAGAACCCACCTCCAAATCAGCTTAAAATCCACTTCGGTTCAGCTTATGTTGCCCTAACAAAGCAATTTGTTCAATTTGCCCTTCTTAATAAAATAGCCATTGAGTTACTTCAGTGGTCTCAAGATACCTACTGTCCAGATGAACATTTCTGGACTACACTTAACAATATTCCAGGTGAGTGTGGCTTcttatcttatttcttttttcagtgttaatttttagtttttaatcaAGGCAATATATAATTATGGTTTTAAAATCAAATATGATTAAAAGGCTTGTCATGATGAACTGTGGCCCTGGGCCATGTCTCTCCCCACAGGCAGTCCCAGTTACCAAAGGCAAGTAACATCATATCTTTAACTGTTTCTCCTATTGATTACTTCCATATAAATAATATACTGCCATTTCTTAATATATCAAATTTGAACattaaatatcaatatcctgTTACAATGGTTGAGAATTAGGTTTTCATCCTCTACCCACAAACTGTCTTTTGCCCTTCTTTTTAATACAATAGTCAATGTTTACATTATTATAATGACTGAGCTATTTATTGTTCACAGCTGATGAGTACTGTAATTACATTTCCTTTATGAgaagctttttgtttttcctgaggtTAATGattgctttcagttttttttaagttacttaCTTTTATATGTACCTATGACCAATTTTTTCAAAATGCTTGAACTAATCtatcaaattattatttttcaagtGTGCAACTCTTTACCAGCTCTTTTCCTTTCCAATCTAAACATTTTCCCACTATACCTGTTATAAAGTTATTCTGGAAGTTCTTTTCCCCTCTCCTATGATGAATCCTATGTTCCATAGAATCtatgtttttatcttttaaatataCATCTTGAATTTTTTAAGAATGAAATAATATAATTTCACACATTCACTTCAAAATAATCTGAGAGTAGGTGAGGAAGTGAATCACGATTGGTTCTCCACATATAATTGCTGACACTTGTTAAGTATGTGAGGGTTAATTATTGCTCTATTACTTTTGTGTGTTTGAAATTTCctataataaatttatttttaaactttaatcccaggtattttactttcttttcagTTATTTTAAATAAGATTTTACCCTCGGTTATATTTTTCTGTTTACTTTGCTTATGAAATCTATTCATTTTTGTCTATTATTTTTGAACTCAGCCATGTTACTAAATTCGtattcattttaaccatttttgagtTGCTCTTCTTGGACTTTCCATGTATGCAATCATATAATCTGCAAATAACAAATTAACCTAATTCTCAATTATAATGCTGATTTATGTTATCTAATTTCTTAGCAACTACCTGATAATAGTTATTCATACCCTGTTTCTGACTTCTAACAAGAAATGTTCTAAGTATTCCTTTGGTGATTGCATACTTGTTTGTTAGTCATGGGGGAAAAGGGGGTAGCCTTTAGCATCCTTCTCTATTTTTCCCACAGTAATATCTATTTAGACTTTTTATCCCTTCTGAAGTCATTTttgataaattatattttcctaGAAAATTATCAATTccatcaagattttaaaattcatttgctaAGAGTTGAGCAAAATTGTTTAAGTCTTTGAGATTCCCTATGTATCCATGGTTATCTCCTACTTACCAATTTTGTGTATctactcttttcctttttctaattAACTCAGCTAATTAAATTTGTTTGTTGTATTCCAAAGAACCAGTTCCTGAATTTACTTATTGGttctgtcatttttcttttttctaattcattaatttcaagttattattattctttaacttttcttttatgacgtttatcttggttttttttttttttttctaacatatGAGTTGGATGCTtatctaatttatttttattattttttaatataaacatttaaagcTATAATTTTCTTCTGGTTACTGCTTTAGGTATATCCCATAGTTTCTGATAAGCTGGCCTTTCATTGTTATTTTCTAGATATTGTGCAaccttaatttttatttcctctttgactGAAGAGTTGTGTAAGAAAAAGGTTTTTTAGAGTTCCAGGAGCACTTTAGAATTTCCGTGGTGTGTGCGGCTTTAAAATTAGTATTTAGTTTTACTGTTTTACTCCACTGAACAAGAAGACTAGCTGTATTACGTCCACTTTGAGAAAGTTATTGATGTTTTCTTTGTGGCCTCACATATGATCAGTTTTGCCAAATGTATTATGGACACTTGAAAAGAATATGTAGTCTTGATTTTCAATGTATCAacttctatgtatatatttatgtaagcTAAATAAATCTTATTTAGTATGGTATTTAGGTGTTGTATATTCTTGAGATCTATTTGATCTGTCAATGATTAATAAAAATCTTAATATAAAGAATTGTTAACTAGTAACAGGGAattggagtttctgggtggtacaaatatttAAGCACgctagactactaactgaagggttggctgtTTCAATCTCctaggggtgccttggaagaaagacctggcaacttcctcaaaagttcacagccattgaataccccatggagtgcagttctattctgcacacatggaggtggcatgagtcagaattgactcaatggaaaccaGTTTAGTTTATCAAGGGATTAACTAAATAGAATTCTAAAGAATATAGGGGTAACAAACAGGATCCAGCCACTACCTCTAGGGCTGGTCATAAGGAACTTCCAAGAAGGTCATAGCTTTggatggagggagagaagaaaatgcAATGAGACTGAGGCTTCTGCTCATGGAAGATACTTTCACTTTCTAGACCTGCCTGAGCTCAATCTCATGTTTATCTTTTCCATGAAATGATCACTTGCTGTTGCATGAATTTCTAAACTTAAAGACTGACTGGGTCAGTCAACACACAGTTTCTTAATGGAAACCTCAGGACACAGGGTCAGCTGATGCCCCGTGTCTCTATTAAGGCCCGGTAGCAAGCCAGCAATTGTTTcttcctattttaaaaaaaaaaaaatttattgtactgcagttgaaggtttaaagagcaaattagtttctcattaagcaattaacacacatattgttttgtgacattggttgccaaccccatgacatgtcaagactcttcccttcttgactttgggttacccattaccagctttcctgtcccctcctgccttctagtccttgcctctggggtCATGTGCCCacttagtttcattttgttttataggcctagtctttggctgaagggtgaatctcaggagtgacctcattactgagctataacggtgtctgggggccatactctcagggtttctccagtctgtatcagaccagtaagtcttttttttttttttttgtgagttcaaattttgttgtacatttttctccagctctgtccgggatcttctattgtgatctctgtcagcggagttggtggtggtagccaggcaccatctagttgtgctcacaagcttttaagaccccagacgctactccccgaagtagaatgtagaatagtttctttataaactatgttatgccagttgagctagatgttccccaaaaccatggtctccatagccctcggcccagtaatttggtccctcaaggagttcGAAGTGTCTATGGAGCGTCCATGAcctttccttggacaagttgttctggcttccctggtattgtgtactgtcttacccttcaccaaagttaccacttatctattgtctatttagtatttttcctttctaccctctccctccctcataaccatcaaagattgtttctttttgtgtgtaaatcttttcatgagtttttatagtactggtctcatacaatatttgtccttttgtgattaacttattccactcagcataatgccctcctggctcatccatgttgtgagatgcttcgcagattcatcattgccctttatctttgtgtagtatTGCACTGTGGGTacgtatcatagtttgtttatccattcatctgttggtgggcacctagcttacttccattttttggctatttggaacaatgctgcaatgaacatgagtgtgcatatatctattcatgtgatggttcttatttctctaggatatattcctaggagtgggattgctggatcatatggtacttctatttctagctttttaaggaagcaccatattgttttccaaaatggttgcaccattttgccttcccacctgcggtgcataagagttccaatctccccacagcctctccaacatttgttattttctgttttgtttattcatgccagtaatatcggggtgagatagtatttcattgtggttttgacttgcatttctctaatggctagtgatcactagcatttcttcatttatctgttagctgcttgaatgtcttctttggtgaagcgtctgttcatatcctttgcccatttttaattggattatttgtctttttggtgtagaggtgctggattttcctgtagattttagagattggacctTCGTCGGGTTTGTCATAGCcccaaatttttcccagtctgtaggttcacttcttactgttttggtgaagtcttttgatgagcttaagtgtttaatttttagcagattccagttatctagcttgtcttctggtgttcgtatattgttagttatggtttgtatcctgttaatggcattattagggcctctagagttgatcttattttttcttctatgatctttatagtttttggttttatatttaggtctttgatccattttgagttagtttttgtgtatggtgtgaggcatcagtcctgtttcatttttttgcagatagacattcagtttgccagcaccatttgttaaagactttCTTTcccccatctgatggactttgggcctttgttgaagaacAGGTGACCTTAGgtaaatggatttacatctgtgttctcaattctgctccactggtcaacatgtctgtcgttgtaccagtaccaggctgtttttacgaCCATAGCTATACAGTAAGTTCTGAGGTCAAGaagtgtgagccctcctactttattcttcttcaatagagCTTTacttagggcctcttccctttccatataaagttaatgattagtttttctatctttttaaagaatgctgttggtattgaatcgagattgcattgtatttgtagattgctttgggtagaattgacattttcacaatgttgactctacctttccatgagcatggtatgttttcccatttatgtggatctcttttggtttcttgtagtagtgttttgtagttttctttgcataggtctgtcatggattgaattatgtccccccaaaaatgtgtgcatcaatttgactgggccatgaatcccggtattgtgtgattttcctatatgttgtaaatcctgcctctatcatgttaataagggaggatgggtggcagttgtataaggcaggactcagtttAAAAGATTGGATTGCGTCTTGACGCAATCTCTCTAGATATAAATGagtgaagtgagcagagagacaggtggacctcatatcaccaagaaagcagtgccaggagcagagcgtgtcctttggaccaggggtccctgagcagagaagctcctagcactggggaagattgatgagaaggccaacagagaaagaaggccttcctctggagccgacgtcctgaatttggacttttagcctactttactgtgaagaaatgaacttctctttgttaaagtcatccacttgtatttttgttatagcagcactagataactaagacaagggcttttacatctctggtttaatttattcctaaattaaatttttttaggggctattttttttattataaatggtactttttccttatttcctttttgtcactctttttattggtgtataggaatccacctgatttttgtatgtttatctaatATCCTGTGACTcggctgaatctattagttctaggagttttcttgtggagtcttttaggttttctacgtatagtatcatatcatccacaaatacggacagttttacttcttccttactgtgatggttaagactgtgtgtcaacttggtgggccatgattctctgtgtttATACGTGATCACTCCTGTGAttaaatctgctgtgagtagccagtagttgaaagggaattttctttgggatgtggcctgtatccaaataTAAGGAGACGTTCTGGATTTTTGCTCACTGTGGATCCTGCGGCTatctcctgttcgtctgacttccagatcttgggacttgagctatcagcttatctgctgattttgggattcatcaatcttcacagcctgtgagcaagagccctgatctccaacctactgatcttgggtttgccagcccctgtggctacacgaatctagagaagcctctattctgatccacggacttgggacgttccagcctctacaatcacgtgagctgtttccttgatataaatctctctgtatgtatttacAAGccttactggttttacttctctagagaaccccacCTAAgacaccaatttggatgccctttatttctttttcttgtcttattgctgtagctaggacttccaacacaatgttaaataggagtggtgataaagggcatccttgtctcactCCTGTTCACAAGagcaatgttttcagcctcttggtttcgtatagatgccctttattatgttgagaaatcttCCCTCAAAACctattttattgagcatttttacAGGAATGAGTGTTGCACTTTGTCGAATGCTTTTTCAGTGTTGATTGACATAATCAGGTgattcttttattatatttatgtggtggattacaatgattgattttctaatgttgaaccctgATATGACTCTGACTTAgttgtggtgttttatttttttgatatggtgctgaattctattggctagaattttgttgaaaatttttgccatTTATATcaatgagagatattggtctatacttttctttttctttggtgtctttgcctggttttggtatcagggttatgctggcttcatacaatgaactCTGaactatcccttccttttctatgtcctgaaatagtttgagtagtactgctgtaagctcttctctgtttGGTAGAACCCTCCAGTGGAGTcatctaggccagggcttttttgttgttgctgttgttgggaggttttcttttttaatatcttttttaaccttttcaatcttttctcttattatgggtctgtttggattttgaacttcagtttgtgttagtttgggtaggtagtgtgtttctagaaatttgtccatttcctctaggttttcaaatttggtggagtatagtttttcaaagtactctgttatgatcctttttatttcagttggatctgttgtaatgtcccccatttcatttcttatttgggttatttgtgttctctgctgtttttcttttgtcaatttggccagtggtttgtcgatcctttcaaagaaccaacttttggttttgttgattctttctatagttcttctattctctatttatttctgctctgatctttattatttcctttcttctggtagctgtggacttcttttgtttttctctttctatttgttagagttgtgtagctaattttttttgtcccttttttcttttttgatgtgtgcatctattgctataaattgacctctgagcactgcctttgctgtgtcccaatggtttggtatgatgtgctttcattctcatttgattctaggaattttttatcccatctttgat encodes the following:
- the LOC100675689 gene encoding beta-1,3-galactosyl-O-glycosyl-glycoprotein beta-1,6-N-acetylglucosaminyltransferase 6-like — protein: MKFWRYYLCIITTQIIIIVTVLYNIQEHQPNIGLTEYIHGKGQALSLSQACNAALDEKTVGMLTNALSTTFGIDYCPYYGTENHYITAPLSIEEAAFPLAYVMTIGHDFDTFERLFRAIYMPQNVYCIHLDKKATNAFKLAVEHLTECFPNAFIASESEYITYGGISRLRAELICMRDLLALDVNWRYVINTRDNDFPLKTNKEIVRYLKTLKGKNITPRLESIQKSAERIKYVHVEHRTRTHSLILRKRKKKNPPPNQLKIHFGSAYVALTKQFVQFALLNKIAIELLQWSQDTYCPDEHFWTTLNNIPGECGFLSYFFFQC